The Caproicibacterium amylolyticum genome includes the window TTTTAGTAACAGTGGCAGCTATGCACAGGTAGTTATTGGCAAAGTTAAAGCCGATGAATTCCACGCAAACGGATTGATTGCCACGAGTGGCACAGTAGATTGTAGTGGGCTTACGATTAACGGTATAAATGGCTGGAATGGCTCAATCGGACCACTGACAAAATCTGATGGCGGGACGGTTACAATAAATTTCAGCAGTGGAATTATGACGGGGTGGAATTAATATGGCAGGAATTGAACAGCCGCAGTATACGGTAAATGTATCGCAAGAAAATTTAATCAACAAATTTGCTGTGCAGGGCGAAGAAAATTCGCGCGTACTGACTCTGCATCTGGTTGAAAATGTCAGCACAGAAAATGCACTGCAACAAACAGAAATCCGGCAGAAGCCGCTTGACCTGACCGGTTGCACAGCACGGTTGTATACCAAAAAGCCGGACGGCAACGCAACGTTTATCAACGGCGAAATCATAGCCACAGGCGCAGACGGAAACCCGAATACCGTTACATTTGTGCTTTCCCAGCAGACAACGGCGGCAACGGGAAATGCACACTGCACAGTGGCAGTGTTTGGCAGCAACGGCACAGAGCTGAAAGCTACCGGCATTACGCTGGACATTGCGGCTGACGATATGGAACAAACGATTGTGTCTACAAGCGAGTTTGTTTCGTTGGCAGAAGCACTAGGCTCTGTGCAGGAGTCAGAGCAGAAAGCCGATAAAGCTGTGCTCGATGCGCAAACAGCCGTAACAAACGCCACTACAGCAATTACAGACATTACGCAAAAGCAGGCAGCTATGGACACTGCGGAGAGCAACCGCGTAACCGCCGAGTCAGGGCGCGTCACAGCCGAGTCGGGCAGAGTTACGGCAGAGCAGTCACGTATAGCAGCGGAGCAAACGCGGCAGACAGCAGAAACAAAGCGTGAAACAGACTCACAAGCTGCCATCACTGCCGCCAACGCTGCCACAGAAAAAGCAAACCATGTGCCGCAGCGTGATGCAAGTGGCGTGTGGAAAGATTGGGACACCGAAAGTCAGACGTACAAAAACAGTGCAGACCAGTGGAAAGGCGAAAAAGGCGACACCGGCGCGGCATTTGCGTATGGTGAGTCGTATACAACGGTTGATGCGCTGAAAGCAGCATACCCGACTGGCGATGCAAAAGGGCATCTGGTTAATGGTACAGCGTATGTGTGGGATGGTACGGCATGGGTAGCAACAAGTGTTGACTTGACAGAGTATTACAAAAAGACAGAGTCCGACGCAAAATATGCAGGTATCAACCATACGCACACGGCTGCACAGGTTGGCGCACGGCCTGACACGTGGATGCCCACTGCTGCGGATGTAGGTGCTCGACCGTCAACATGGACGCCTACTGCGTCCGATATCGGATTAGGCAGAGTCGCCAACGCTGCGAACATTGTTAGCACATCTGCGCCAAGCGGCGGCAGTGACGGCGATACATGGGATGTGGTTGGCTCATGAGCAGGTATGCGAAAAGCGGAGGAGTTCTGCATGAAATAACAGGCAGATATGCGAAGGTTAATGGCGTGTGGCAACAAGTCACAGCAAGATACGCTAAAAATAACGGCGCGTGGAATCAGGTATATTCCAGTGGAAAAAAGTTATCCGATTTGCCAGTTGGCAGTCTGCTAAAAATCAATGAAAGTGGTGTGCCGCAACAATATATTGTCGTGCATCAAGGCAATCCTAATACGTCAATTTACGATAGTAGCTGCCATGGGACGTGGATACTTAGAAAAAACGTTGTGTCAAGTATGGCTTGGGAATTTGGCAACTATTCCAGTTCTCCAATTCATTCATATTTAAACGGTTCTTTTTTAGCTACATTTGATTCTGATACACAGTCAAACATATTACAAATAAAAATTCCATACGCAGAGTCTTACGACAGTTCCACAATTAACGCGCTAGCCAATGGGTTATCAACAAAAATATTTATTCCTGCTGTGAAAGAACTTGGCATAGTGCAATATCCCTTGAGTACAGAGCAATCTACAATTCCAGACGAAGGTGCCGTGCTGTCCTACTTTGATTACCCAAACGGAAGCGATTTGTATTTATCAAGAAGTACGAATTCAGAATGGTGGACACGTTCTTTATCTTTGTCAGCAGCTAGATATGTGATTTATGTGCATTCAACCGGAGAAATCACGGCGTCAGAAAATTGCACTAATTCATCAGGCGTTCGTCCCGCCATGATTCTTAATTCTACTGCCCTTGTTTCCACGTCCCCTGATTCAGACAACTGCTATACACTACAATAAATTTTTGGAGGTATTTTATATGGCGACAACAATCAAATTCCCAGACGGTTCTACGTTTCCGGCAGTTTCAGTAATTTCCGGTCAAACGTATATGCAAAACGCCCAGCGCAAAACGTTGGAGATTCACATCAACAAAGAAGATGCAGATTTCACAAAATTAGAAGCTGTGTCTCGCAATCCTGCATCGTTAACAATCAATGACGGAACCTGTGACAACGTTTACAGCAATTACTCATTGCGTGCTAATTTTGAACTGCGCCCGGTTGTGACTGCCGTTGCAACGGATACAACGCCGGAGCAGACGCATGAGCAGTACATAGTGACACTGGCACAGCTTAGCTACATTGAGGTGCAACTTGCAGCAATTTTGGCAGCACAGGGAGGTATAAAATAATGGCAAAAGTATATTTAGACCCCGGCCACGGCGGCTATGACAGCGGCGCGGTCGGATGTGGAAAACGCGAAGCAGATTGCGCACTGGAGATTGCGAAGCGCGTGTGCGCTCTCCTACCGGGCAAATATTTCGACTGCAAAATGAGCCGGACAAGCAATCATACACCCAATGACAGCGACCCGAGCGCTGACCTTGGCAGAC containing:
- a CDS encoding BppU family phage baseplate upper protein, with amino-acid sequence MAGIEQPQYTVNVSQENLINKFAVQGEENSRVLTLHLVENVSTENALQQTEIRQKPLDLTGCTARLYTKKPDGNATFINGEIIATGADGNPNTVTFVLSQQTTAATGNAHCTVAVFGSNGTELKATGITLDIAADDMEQTIVSTSEFVSLAEALGSVQESEQKADKAVLDAQTAVTNATTAITDITQKQAAMDTAESNRVTAESGRVTAESGRVTAEQSRIAAEQTRQTAETKRETDSQAAITAANAATEKANHVPQRDASGVWKDWDTESQTYKNSADQWKGEKGDTGAAFAYGESYTTVDALKAAYPTGDAKGHLVNGTAYVWDGTAWVATSVDLTEYYKKTESDAKYAGINHTHTAAQVGARPDTWMPTAADVGARPSTWTPTASDIGLGRVANAANIVSTSAPSGGSDGDTWDVVGS
- a CDS encoding DUF6273 domain-containing protein; protein product: MSRYAKSGGVLHEITGRYAKVNGVWQQVTARYAKNNGAWNQVYSSGKKLSDLPVGSLLKINESGVPQQYIVVHQGNPNTSIYDSSCHGTWILRKNVVSSMAWEFGNYSSSPIHSYLNGSFLATFDSDTQSNILQIKIPYAESYDSSTINALANGLSTKIFIPAVKELGIVQYPLSTEQSTIPDEGAVLSYFDYPNGSDLYLSRSTNSEWWTRSLSLSAARYVIYVHSTGEITASENCTNSSGVRPAMILNSTALVSTSPDSDNCYTLQ